From Euwallacea similis isolate ESF13 chromosome 11, ESF131.1, whole genome shotgun sequence, the proteins below share one genomic window:
- the TfIIFalpha gene encoding general transcription factor IIF subunit 1 yields MASGSSNNPTVQEFTIRVPKDSQRRYHVMRFNGNLGVDFGKWTQVKMERENNMKEFKGIEEEQPKFGAGSEFGREAKEEARRKKLGIVAKKYRPDDQPWILKGYGSTVKKFKGIREGGISENAAYYVFTHAEDGAIEAFPLHEWYKFQSIQRYKALSAEEAEMEFNKRNKHLNYFSLMLRKRLKGEDDADLDDEGEKSKKTSKKKDKELKISELDEWMDSSEGNSDSEADEKLEAEDEEEGKGKKKEKVPVKKKKRDTDLEALEDSDDGDEEGRELDYISDSSESEPENINLDGVAEEKGLKKLLNSDEEESEDSDKEDKDKNEEEEKEEENEKKPEEEKEKKKKKKDKTKSKDKKKKENDPDDDFSSDSSTDDDAKKKKSDKKEKEKPEVKTEPPSENSSRAPSPAADTKRKIVNDALAGPSKKPKLDLPNFIPGLAESGITEDAVRKYLMRKPMTTTELLQKFKSKKTGLSSEQLVNIMTQILKKINPTKQTLKGKMYLSIKA; encoded by the exons ATGGCTTCCGGTTCCTCAAATAAT CCAACAGTCCAAGAATTTACCATAAGGGTCCCAAAAGACAGTCAAAGACGCTATCATGTGATGAGATTCAACGGAAACCTTGGAGTTGACTTCGGAAAATGGACTCAGGTCAAAATGgaaagagaaaataatatgAAGGAGTTTAAAGGCATTGAAGAGGAGCAACCCAA GTTCGGAGCCGGTTCAGAATTTGGACGAGAAGCAAAAGAAGAAGCCAGAAGGAAAAAACTTGGAATTGTTGCCAAAAAATACCGACCAGATGATCAGCCATGGATTTTGAAAGGTTATGGAAGtactgttaaaaaatttaaag GAATTAGAGAAGGTGGAATATCAGAAAATGCGGCATACTATGTTTTTACACATGCTGAGGATGGAGCCATTGAAGCATTTCCCTTACATGAATGGTACAAGTTTCAGTCCATCCAAAGATACAAAGCATTATCTGCGGAAGAAGCTGAGATGGAATTTAATAAGCgcaataaacatttaaattatttctccCTTATGCTTAG aaaaaggcTGAAAGGAGAGGATGATGCGGATTTAGATGATGAAGGAGAGAAAAGTAAGAAGACGTCAAAAAAGAAGGATAAAGAACTGAAGATATCAGAATTGGATGAGTGGATGGACAGTTCAGAGGGAAACTCTGACTCTGAGGCTGATGAGAAATTAGAAGCTGAAGATGAAGAAGAGGGTAAAGgcaaaaagaaagagaaag ttccagtgaagaagaagaagagggACACAGACTTGGAGGCATTAGAAGATTCTGATGATGGCGATGAAGAGGGAAGAGAGTTAGACTATATAAGCGACAGCAGTGAGAGTGAGCCAGAAAACATCAATCTTGATGGTGTAGCCGAGGAAAAGGGCCTCAA aaaattattaaattctgaTGAAGAAGAATCGGAGGACTCTGATAAAGAAGacaaagataaaaatgaagaagaggagaaagaagaggaaaatGAGAAGAAACCAGAGGaagaaaaagagaagaaaaagaagaaaaaggatAAAACTAAG tCGAaggataagaaaaaaaaagagaatgATCCTGATGATGACTTTAGTTCTGATAGTTCCACAGATGACGAtgcaaagaaaaagaagagcgataaaaaagagaaagaaaaaccGGAAGTGAAAACTGAACCTCCAAG TGAAAATTCCAGTAGAGCTCCTTCTCCGGCTGCCGATACGAAGCGCAAAATCGTTAATGACGCATTAGCCGGTCCTAGTAAGAAGCCGAAACTGGATTTGCCCAATTTCATTCCAG GATTAGCCGAATCGGGAATAACTGAAGACGCAGTTCGAAAGTATCTCATGAGAAAGCCAATGACCACCACAGAATTACTGCAAAAATTCAAGTCCAAGAAAACTGGGTTGTCTAGTGAGCAATTGGTAAATATCATGACACAAATACTTAAGAAAATCAATCCCACCAAGCAAACGTTGAagggaaaaatgtatttgtccATCAAAGCGTAG
- the LOC136411999 gene encoding protein bric-a-brac 2-like isoform X1, which produces MEVGDQFSLCWNNFHTNLSSGFHSLLKDEDLVDVTLAAEGRFVKAHKTVLSVCSPFFKELFRVNPCKHPIVILPDVNYAALRSLLHFMYQGEVSVSQEEIPTFMKVAETLKVKGLTDNADAPNGFNSKSSFGVIDTHRHDILKRPRPVKKLIRPMQPLRPLEVPKVSHSPQPSMPQASPIKRPHLDSSGTPPLPLSNQGILGQPSLSNSPHQSEALSLIKPKDEPSDQIEDEMVTQGAMDEMHMDLANMLDTQLSGGEPSPSHQIPPWPAPGEMTPVIASETSQPGTLQLILGRRGNPRLIVDGYAFYKKSVYKGKAFWYCKNSRTAEKCPSVAWTMNGNIVKWPCAHNHVIFPDPFNPEEDSEVPLENLQEVLWQTSLS; this is translated from the exons ATGGAAGTTGGAGATCAGTTTTCTTTATGTTGGAACAATTTCCACACAAACCTGAGCTCAGGTTTTCACAGTCTCTTAAAAGACGAAGATTTGGTTGATGTAACCCTTGCTGCCGAAGGCAGATTTGTCAAAGCACATAAAACAGTTCTTTCTGTATGCAgtcctttttttaaagagcTGTTTAGGGTCAACCCTTGCAAGCATCCTATAGTTATCCTGCCTGATGTGAACTATGCAGCCTTGAGGAGTTTGTTACATTTTATGTATCAGGGAGAAGTTAGTGTTAGTCAAGAAGAGATACCTACTTTTATGAAAGTTGCTGAAACGTTGAAAGTTAAAGGATTGACTGATAATGCT GATGCCCCTAATGGGTTTAACTCAAAAAGTTCCTTTGGAGTGATTGACACACACAGGCATGATATACTAAAGAGGCCCAGGCCTGTGAAAAAGTTAATTCGCCCTATGCAGCCATTAAGGCCTTTAGAAGTTCCTAAGGTCTCTCATTCACCTCAACCATCAATGCCACAGGCTTCCCCAATAAAGCGACCACATCTGGATTCTTCTG GCACACCACCACTTCCTTTGTCAAATCAAGGAATTTTGGGTCAACCTTCTCTTTCAAACTCTCCACACCAAAGTGAAGCTTTGTCTTTAATTAAGCCAAAGGATGAGCCATCAGATCAAATTGAAGATGAAATGGTGACACAGGGTGCAATG GATGAAATGCATATGGACCTTGCCAACATGCTAGACACTCAGCTAAGTGGTGGAGAGCCATCACCATCCCATCAAATACCTCCCTGGCCTGCGCCTGGCGAAATGACACCAGTAATAGCAAGTGAAACATCTCAGCCTG GTACCTTACAACTGATCCTAGGGCGTCGCGGCAATCCCAGGCTGATTGTCGACGGGTACGCCTTCTACAAGAAGTCGGTCTACAAAGGGAAAGCCTTTTGGTATTGTAAAAACTCTAGGACGGCCGAAAAGTGTCCTTCGGTCGCGTGGACAATGAACGGTAATATTGTTAAGTGGCCGTGCGCGCACAATCACGTGATATTCCCCGACCCATTCAATCCGGAGGAAGACTCGGAAGTCCCCTTAGAGAATTTACAGGAGGTTCTGTGGCAGACTTCTTTGAGTTAA
- the LOC136411999 gene encoding protein bric-a-brac 2-like isoform X2 — MEVGDQFSLCWNNFHTNLSSGFHSLLKDEDLVDVTLAAEGRFVKAHKTVLSVCSPFFKELFRVNPCKHPIVILPDVNYAALRSLLHFMYQGEVSVSQEEIPTFMKVAETLKVKGLTDNADAPNGFNSKSSFGVIDTHRHDILKRPRPVKKLIRPMQPLRPLEVPKVSHSPQPSMPQASPIKRPHLDSSGTPPLPLSNQGILGQPSLSNSPHQSEALSLIKPKDEPSDQIEDEMVTQGAMDEMHMDLANMLDTQLSGGEPSPSHQIPPWPAPGEMTPVIASETSQPGAGLCVIKSGKGQLVLIDNGHMYTFIDQRDSRSLWICVKKKMLNCSGCVTTMHGQLLSSMGHNHPQIHDVIQRLQVPKSNLSDVS, encoded by the exons ATGGAAGTTGGAGATCAGTTTTCTTTATGTTGGAACAATTTCCACACAAACCTGAGCTCAGGTTTTCACAGTCTCTTAAAAGACGAAGATTTGGTTGATGTAACCCTTGCTGCCGAAGGCAGATTTGTCAAAGCACATAAAACAGTTCTTTCTGTATGCAgtcctttttttaaagagcTGTTTAGGGTCAACCCTTGCAAGCATCCTATAGTTATCCTGCCTGATGTGAACTATGCAGCCTTGAGGAGTTTGTTACATTTTATGTATCAGGGAGAAGTTAGTGTTAGTCAAGAAGAGATACCTACTTTTATGAAAGTTGCTGAAACGTTGAAAGTTAAAGGATTGACTGATAATGCT GATGCCCCTAATGGGTTTAACTCAAAAAGTTCCTTTGGAGTGATTGACACACACAGGCATGATATACTAAAGAGGCCCAGGCCTGTGAAAAAGTTAATTCGCCCTATGCAGCCATTAAGGCCTTTAGAAGTTCCTAAGGTCTCTCATTCACCTCAACCATCAATGCCACAGGCTTCCCCAATAAAGCGACCACATCTGGATTCTTCTG GCACACCACCACTTCCTTTGTCAAATCAAGGAATTTTGGGTCAACCTTCTCTTTCAAACTCTCCACACCAAAGTGAAGCTTTGTCTTTAATTAAGCCAAAGGATGAGCCATCAGATCAAATTGAAGATGAAATGGTGACACAGGGTGCAATG GATGAAATGCATATGGACCTTGCCAACATGCTAGACACTCAGCTAAGTGGTGGAGAGCCATCACCATCCCATCAAATACCTCCCTGGCCTGCGCCTGGCGAAATGACACCAGTAATAGCAAGTGAAACATCTCAGCCTG GGGCCGGTCTTTGCGTAATAAAGAGTGGCAAAGGACAGCTAGTTTTAATCGACAACGGCCACATGTATACCTTCATCGACCAACGGGACAGCAGGAGCCTTTGGATATGTGTCAAAAAGAAAATGCTGAATTGTAGCGGTTGTGTTACAACTATGCACGGACAGCTACTAAGTTCGATGG gcCATAATCACCCCCAAATCCACGATGTTATTCAAAGGCTTCAAGTtccaaaatcaaatttatcagATGTTAGTTGA
- the LOC136412000 gene encoding calcyclin-binding protein, whose amino-acid sequence MANKIEELKKDIAEIENLEKHAIRQRVKDILSIEKRKLVSEVVRLEESQSKMEITVEQQPPKISPKTTNIPYEVKLSNYAWDQSQKFVKFYITLPKVNTVPAENVQCNFQEKSLELIVKNLENKDYVFKVTQLLYSIDPKSSTYKVKNDLILINAAKHEDIHWSHVTEWEKKASENKKMPSLDMEDKSDPSAGLMSLMKNMYETGDDEMKRTIAKAWTESRNSTPKF is encoded by the exons atggcaaacaaaattgaagaa ctaaaaaaagatattgcCGAGATCGAAAATCTTGAGAAACATGCCATACGACAAAGGGTAAAAGACATCCTCAGTATTGAGAAAAGGAAACTGGTGTCAGAAGTCGTCAGGTTGGAAGAGAGCCAGTCTAAAATGGAAATTACTGTTGAACAACAACCACCCAAAATTTCACCCAAAACAACGAATATTCCTTACGAAGTTAAACTAAGCAATTATG CATGGGATCAAAGCCAGAAGTTTGTCAAATTTTACATCACTCTCCCAAAAGTGAATACAGTCCCAGCTGAAAATGTCCAATGCAATTTCCAGGAGAAATCTTTGGAACTGATAgtaaaaaatctggaaaacaAAGACTATGTCTTTAAAGTCACACAGCTGCTTTACTCCATTGATCCAAAAAGTAGCACATATAAG GTCAAAAATGACCTCATCTTAATCAATGCTGCAAAACATGAAGACATCCATTGGTCCCATGTGACTGAATGGGAGAAAAAAGCAagtgaaaataagaaaatgccAAGCTTAGATATGGAGGATAAGTCAGATCCATCAGCCGGATTAATGAGCcttatgaaaaatat GTACGAGACTGGGGACGACGAAATGAAGCGGACAATAGCCAAAGCTTGGACCGAGAGTCGTAATAGTACTCCCAAGTTTTAA